One part of the Sphingobacterium sp. LZ7M1 genome encodes these proteins:
- a CDS encoding MFS transporter — translation MDAQKPNKNVWILIFVAALGYFVDIYDLIIFSIVRIKSFSDIGVPADQMRSKGEFVLNMQMGGLLIGGVIWGVLGDKYGRLKVLFGSILLYSIANIANGFVHDVTTYGIIRFVAGIGLAGELGAGITLVSESMHRKKRGYGTMIVAGVGVLGAILAYFISEWFSWRTAYFVGGGMGILLLFMRVGVLESGMFSSLENKSVQKGKISMLFNNGDRFRRYLYCLCIGLPIWFVVGVLVTQAPEIGQALNAQTTLSAGKGVMFTYLGISLGDFLAGWLAQIFRSRRKVVFIYQILILLFSCIYLTRQGISEQEFMWLAFLMGLGVGYWATFITIAAEQFGTNIRSTVTTTAPNFVRGALIPSTLMYGVLVNWVGIIAAAMIMIVLLSLIAIFALTRLKESFDKDLDYVEE, via the coding sequence ATGGACGCTCAAAAACCTAACAAGAACGTATGGATATTGATTTTTGTGGCCGCATTGGGCTACTTTGTTGATATCTACGACCTCATTATTTTCTCTATCGTCCGTATAAAGTCTTTCAGTGATATCGGGGTTCCAGCAGATCAGATGCGCAGCAAGGGTGAATTTGTTCTCAATATGCAGATGGGAGGTTTACTGATCGGGGGTGTGATATGGGGCGTGTTGGGTGATAAATATGGAAGGCTGAAGGTCCTGTTCGGTTCCATCCTGCTTTATTCCATAGCCAATATTGCCAACGGTTTTGTCCATGATGTCACGACCTATGGAATAATTAGGTTTGTTGCTGGTATTGGATTAGCGGGTGAATTAGGGGCCGGAATCACCTTGGTTTCTGAAAGCATGCACCGAAAGAAGCGCGGCTATGGTACCATGATCGTGGCTGGAGTAGGGGTCTTAGGGGCGATTTTGGCCTACTTTATCTCCGAATGGTTCAGTTGGAGGACCGCTTATTTTGTTGGTGGCGGCATGGGGATCCTATTGTTATTTATGCGGGTCGGGGTTTTGGAATCAGGCATGTTTTCCTCCTTGGAGAATAAGTCGGTACAGAAGGGCAAGATATCGATGCTGTTTAACAATGGGGATCGATTTAGAAGGTACCTGTACTGTTTGTGCATCGGATTGCCGATTTGGTTTGTCGTGGGAGTCCTGGTCACACAGGCACCTGAAATTGGGCAGGCCTTGAATGCGCAGACGACCCTGAGTGCGGGGAAAGGAGTGATGTTTACTTATCTGGGGATTTCTTTAGGTGATTTTCTTGCCGGCTGGTTAGCCCAGATCTTTAGATCAAGGCGTAAGGTGGTTTTTATCTATCAAATATTGATCCTCCTATTTTCTTGTATCTATTTGACCCGGCAAGGGATTTCAGAACAGGAGTTTATGTGGTTGGCATTCTTGATGGGGCTGGGTGTGGGTTATTGGGCAACCTTTATCACTATTGCAGCAGAGCAGTTCGGAACCAATATACGTTCGACGGTTACCACTACAGCGCCTAACTTTGTGCGAGGAGCATTGATTCCTTCGACATTGATGTATGGGGTATTGGTAAATTGGGTGGGTATTATCGCTGCGGCCATGATCATGATCGTCTTGCTGTCATTGATCGCTATTTTTGCCCTTACGCGCTTAAAGGAGAGCTTTGATAAAGATCTTGACTATGTGGAAGAATAG
- a CDS encoding uridine kinase, protein MDKPYVIGIAGSSGSGKTFFLKSFLNHFSQEEVTLISQDDYYIPANTKTKEENRLYNFDLPTSINRESFYQHIKELFEGNTVFQKEYTFNNPDLEPKMLEIKPAPILVVEGLFIFHYEEINELLDYRIFLDADEPIALERRLRRDLVERGYDHDDVMYKWINHVVPSYNQYLLPHREECDLIIHNNVDDPLVIQTFTNDIAIELRKRIG, encoded by the coding sequence ATGGACAAACCCTATGTAATTGGAATCGCTGGAAGCAGCGGTTCAGGAAAAACTTTCTTTTTAAAAAGCTTTTTAAATCATTTTTCGCAAGAAGAAGTCACCTTGATCTCTCAAGATGATTACTATATCCCTGCCAATACCAAAACAAAAGAAGAAAATAGGCTCTATAATTTTGACTTGCCGACTTCTATCAACCGCGAGTCGTTCTACCAGCACATCAAGGAACTCTTTGAAGGAAATACGGTATTCCAAAAAGAATACACCTTCAACAATCCTGATCTAGAACCCAAGATGTTGGAAATCAAACCTGCCCCTATCCTAGTTGTTGAAGGCCTGTTTATTTTCCATTATGAGGAAATTAATGAACTGCTGGACTATAGGATCTTTTTGGATGCCGATGAACCCATCGCACTCGAAAGACGATTGAGACGTGACCTTGTAGAACGTGGCTACGACCATGACGATGTTATGTATAAATGGATCAACCATGTGGTCCCTTCATACAACCAATATCTTCTCCCTCACCGTGAAGAATGTGACTTGATCATCCATAACAATGTGGATGACCCACTTGTCATTCAAACCTTCACCAACGATATTGCAATCGAACTCAGAAAAAGAATTGGATAA
- a CDS encoding DUF4442 domain-containing protein, producing the protein MKVSPNTLKWGLRLYPPFFFQRIWVRRILDNFLGADVKINRSILNINSNRTIFGGTIFSAIDPFYPILLDQYFKHQGIMRTVAWLKTAHIDYIKPGRFDLEVNIRLNQQILDETLQTIKKEGKVVRTFQTQVFDKHGTLCAVAHNEIYIRDLDFNFESLNPAPTQIEKSSIEL; encoded by the coding sequence ATGAAAGTATCTCCAAATACTTTAAAGTGGGGACTTAGATTGTACCCACCTTTCTTTTTCCAACGCATCTGGGTGCGCAGGATTCTGGACAATTTCTTAGGGGCAGATGTCAAGATCAACAGAAGCATTCTCAACATCAATTCCAATAGAACCATATTTGGAGGGACTATCTTTTCCGCAATCGATCCTTTCTACCCCATCCTTTTGGACCAATATTTCAAACATCAGGGAATAATGCGAACTGTGGCTTGGTTAAAAACAGCCCATATCGACTATATCAAACCCGGAAGGTTTGACTTGGAGGTAAACATCCGCCTTAATCAGCAAATCTTGGATGAAACCCTGCAAACCATTAAAAAGGAAGGAAAAGTGGTCAGAACCTTTCAGACCCAAGTCTTTGACAAACACGGAACCTTATGTGCCGTCGCTCATAATGAAATCTATATCCGTGACCTGGACTTTAACTTCGAATCTTTAAATCCTGCTCCTACTCAAATTGAGAAATCGAGTATAGAACTATAA
- a CDS encoding transposase: protein MKKLILLSAAFSIAFASCQNKQVENKDQKLSEQAIAIHDEIMPQISQFDKTTIKIDSIISNLATIKATKADLDTAKTRVDLTNLKDSIENATDHMMTWMKDYDAMNEDEAYQQKEVDKISAMKNQFDRVSEQIKTSLAAFN from the coding sequence ATGAAAAAATTAATCTTATTAAGTGCAGCATTTTCCATTGCATTTGCTTCTTGTCAAAACAAACAGGTTGAAAACAAGGATCAAAAACTTTCTGAACAGGCAATTGCTATCCATGATGAAATCATGCCTCAAATATCACAGTTTGATAAAACGACCATTAAGATCGACTCTATCATCAGCAACCTAGCAACGATCAAGGCAACTAAGGCCGACTTGGATACCGCAAAAACTCGTGTTGACCTGACAAACCTGAAAGATAGCATCGAGAATGCAACAGACCATATGATGACCTGGATGAAGGATTATGATGCAATGAACGAAGATGAAGCCTATCAACAAAAAGAGGTTGACAAAATCAGCGCAATGAAAAATCAATTCGATCGCGTTTCAGAACAAATCAAAACTTCATTAGCAGCATTCAATTAA
- a CDS encoding SCO family protein: MKKYLGGAFAACMASVVLFSCGPTERKLPIYGERSPVEKEVDGKKVVDTIYHTIPNFSFLNQDSTNLTQDFFKDKIYVANFFFTHCPSICPTMQRNLLKAYEKYKGNDKIAFLSHSIDFKYDQPSVLKDYATKLGVDNDQWQFVTGSKADIYGISEKYMVFTKEDPNAPGGYDHQGYLVIIDPEKRIRGAYDGTNDEQVKQLLEDLDVILAEYK, translated from the coding sequence ATGAAAAAGTACTTAGGCGGAGCGTTTGCCGCATGTATGGCCAGTGTTGTATTATTCTCCTGTGGACCCACGGAAAGAAAACTGCCTATCTATGGTGAACGTAGTCCAGTTGAAAAAGAAGTCGATGGCAAAAAGGTCGTTGACACCATTTATCATACCATCCCTAATTTCTCTTTCCTAAACCAGGATAGCACAAACTTGACCCAAGATTTTTTCAAGGACAAGATCTATGTGGCCAATTTCTTCTTTACCCACTGTCCAAGTATTTGCCCTACCATGCAACGTAACTTGCTGAAGGCATACGAAAAATACAAAGGCAATGACAAGATCGCTTTCCTTTCCCACAGCATCGACTTCAAATATGACCAACCATCTGTTCTGAAGGATTATGCTACCAAACTGGGAGTCGATAATGATCAATGGCAATTTGTGACCGGAAGCAAAGCTGATATTTACGGCATATCCGAAAAATACATGGTCTTCACCAAAGAAGATCCCAATGCTCCAGGAGGCTATGACCATCAAGGGTATCTAGTGATCATTGATCCTGAGAAAAGAATCCGTGGCGCTTATGATGGCACTAACGATGAACAAGTAAAACAACTATTGGAAGATCTTGATGTCATATTAGCAGAATACAAATAA
- a CDS encoding efflux RND transporter permease subunit: protein MISEVFIKRPVTAMVVSILISIIGVIAITTLPISQYPNIAPPTVSVSATYTGADAQTVEKTVTTPIESQINGTPGMIYMSSNSTSDGGSRITVTFEVGTDIDIATLDVQNRVSIAEPVLPEAVRRLGVTTRKVNTDILMMVSLVSPDGSRDINFLSNYINLYLKDALLRVPGVGDVQAFGQPFAMRVWLDANKLANIGMSPADVNTAIQEQNSRMPGGSVGARPQENMQVFEYPIVMDSDLEEVDQFENIVVKTNADGSIVLLKDIARVELGQFNYGITNKVNGNTASGMMISQTPGGNAVETADGIYKTLEELKKSFPTGVDYVVGYETVSVVNASISSVIHTLIEAMILVTLVVFFFLQSWRATLIPLLAIPVSIVGTFIFFTLFGFSINNLTMLAFVLAIGIVVDDAIVVVEAVQHYIDHYKMDAKEATMRAMKDITAPVIAIALILAAVFVPVGFIPGMVGKLYQQFAITIAVSVMLSAFIALSLTPALCSIMLKPSATTKDSKGLNKFFYKFNVWFDKVTYRYSKGVKKAIKSAPLVLIILVCIFVGTGWMFTAKKAGFIPNEDGGIFFMGVSLPEGASSARTEEVLTELTNDLRKEFPEINYVTSINGMNLLNRSAKPNGASLFVSLKPWDERQKTVSDITGAIMGKYRGYSKATVIAATPPPIPGLGTAGGFTMEIQDRQTVDIKDFEAMVGRFLAAANQRPEIGMAYTLFNSNSPNYKLQVDREMAKRMGVPVSNIYSTISSYLGSSYVNDFTKYGRNFRVVTQADTSYRMHIEDINKLYVKNVQGQPVPISNLVRYELTTNPSIVNHFNIFRSIQISGEAGPGYSSGDAIRALEEVAAQTLSDGYSFEFSGLSLQEKQSGSKTIQIFALCILFVFLLLASLYESWSVPFSILLSVPLGIFGAILALTLLPNLDNNIYAQIGLVTIIGLAAKNAILIVEFAKERVDIGMNLVEATLDAVKLRLRPIIMTSLAFILGIIPLMLSTGAGAVSRQTIGWTVFGGMTAATFLAIFIVPVLFVVITRMAYGKKKLAELEASFDEEKKKSLSAH from the coding sequence ATGATCTCAGAAGTATTTATAAAAAGGCCGGTAACGGCGATGGTGGTATCCATTTTGATTTCGATCATTGGGGTTATCGCGATCACAACCTTACCTATCAGTCAATATCCCAATATTGCGCCCCCTACTGTATCGGTTTCAGCAACCTATACAGGTGCGGATGCACAAACAGTAGAAAAAACAGTAACGACACCTATCGAGAGTCAGATCAACGGTACTCCCGGAATGATCTATATGAGTTCCAACTCAACCTCCGATGGTGGTTCACGTATCACGGTAACTTTTGAAGTAGGTACCGATATCGATATTGCAACCTTGGACGTACAGAACCGTGTGAGTATCGCAGAACCCGTATTGCCAGAGGCTGTACGCCGTTTAGGGGTAACCACGCGTAAGGTTAATACCGATATCTTGATGATGGTTTCCTTGGTATCCCCAGATGGTAGCCGCGATATCAACTTCCTATCCAACTACATCAACCTTTACCTGAAAGACGCCTTATTGCGTGTCCCTGGTGTGGGTGATGTGCAAGCTTTCGGTCAACCATTCGCCATGCGTGTATGGTTAGATGCCAATAAACTTGCTAACATCGGGATGTCTCCAGCAGATGTCAATACAGCTATCCAAGAACAGAACTCCCGTATGCCGGGTGGTTCGGTAGGTGCCCGTCCTCAGGAAAACATGCAGGTATTTGAATACCCAATCGTAATGGACTCCGATTTGGAGGAAGTGGACCAATTTGAAAACATCGTAGTAAAAACAAATGCAGATGGTTCCATCGTGCTTTTGAAAGATATAGCTAGAGTAGAACTAGGACAATTTAACTACGGTATTACCAACAAGGTAAATGGAAATACAGCATCGGGTATGATGATTTCCCAAACCCCTGGTGGTAATGCGGTGGAAACTGCCGATGGTATCTATAAGACCTTGGAGGAATTGAAGAAGTCATTCCCTACAGGTGTTGATTATGTTGTAGGTTATGAAACTGTATCGGTGGTAAACGCTTCCATCAGTTCCGTAATCCATACCCTAATCGAAGCCATGATCTTGGTAACCTTAGTGGTATTCTTCTTCCTACAAAGTTGGAGAGCAACCTTGATCCCATTATTGGCGATTCCAGTATCCATTGTGGGTACATTTATCTTCTTTACCTTATTTGGCTTCTCGATCAACAACTTAACGATGTTGGCATTCGTACTCGCCATCGGTATCGTAGTGGATGATGCCATCGTTGTGGTGGAGGCCGTCCAGCATTATATCGACCATTATAAGATGGATGCGAAAGAAGCGACCATGCGTGCCATGAAGGATATTACAGCGCCCGTTATTGCCATTGCCCTGATCTTGGCAGCGGTGTTCGTTCCGGTAGGATTTATCCCAGGGATGGTTGGTAAACTGTACCAACAGTTTGCGATTACCATTGCTGTATCCGTAATGCTTTCGGCATTTATTGCACTTTCCCTGACGCCTGCCTTATGTTCGATCATGTTGAAACCTTCGGCAACAACAAAGGACTCCAAGGGTTTGAACAAATTCTTCTATAAATTCAACGTTTGGTTCGACAAGGTGACCTACCGCTATTCCAAAGGTGTTAAAAAAGCGATTAAGTCAGCTCCACTGGTATTGATTATCTTGGTCTGTATCTTCGTAGGAACCGGATGGATGTTTACCGCTAAGAAAGCCGGATTTATCCCTAATGAGGATGGTGGTATCTTCTTTATGGGAGTCAGCTTACCAGAAGGGGCATCCAGTGCACGAACCGAAGAAGTCTTGACGGAATTGACGAACGATCTTCGTAAGGAATTCCCAGAAATCAACTATGTGACTTCCATCAACGGTATGAACTTATTGAACCGTTCTGCAAAACCAAACGGTGCATCCCTTTTCGTATCCTTAAAACCATGGGATGAAAGACAGAAAACCGTATCTGATATCACAGGTGCCATCATGGGTAAATATCGAGGCTATTCGAAGGCTACTGTAATTGCTGCAACTCCGCCGCCAATCCCTGGTTTGGGTACCGCGGGTGGTTTCACCATGGAGATCCAGGATAGACAGACTGTCGATATCAAAGATTTCGAAGCAATGGTAGGCCGATTCTTGGCTGCTGCAAACCAACGCCCTGAAATTGGAATGGCCTATACCCTTTTCAACAGTAATTCACCGAACTACAAATTACAGGTAGACCGTGAAATGGCTAAACGTATGGGTGTTCCCGTTTCCAATATCTATAGCACTATATCTTCTTACTTAGGTAGTAGCTATGTGAATGACTTTACCAAATACGGCCGTAACTTCCGTGTAGTAACACAGGCAGATACCAGCTACCGTATGCATATCGAAGACATCAATAAATTATATGTGAAAAACGTTCAGGGTCAACCAGTGCCTATCTCAAACTTAGTGCGATATGAACTGACAACAAACCCTTCGATCGTCAACCACTTTAACATTTTCCGTTCGATCCAGATTTCTGGAGAGGCTGGTCCAGGTTACTCATCCGGTGATGCCATCCGCGCATTGGAGGAAGTAGCTGCTCAGACCCTTTCCGATGGATATTCGTTTGAATTCTCAGGACTATCCCTGCAAGAGAAACAGTCGGGTAGCAAAACCATCCAGATCTTTGCACTCTGTATCTTGTTCGTGTTCTTGTTATTGGCTTCATTATATGAAAGTTGGTCGGTACCATTCTCCATCCTGTTATCTGTACCTCTAGGTATATTCGGAGCGATCTTAGCATTGACCTTATTACCTAACTTGGACAATAACATCTATGCACAGATTGGTTTGGTAACCATTATCGGTTTGGCGGCCAAGAACGCGATCTTGATCGTGGAATTTGCCAAGGAACGGGTGGATATCGGAATGAACCTGGTTGAAGCAACGCTAGACGCTGTTAAACTTCGTCTGCGTCCGATCATCATGACCTCATTGGCATTTATCTTAGGTATTATCCCATTGATGTTGTCTACAGGTGCAGGTGCTGTATCAAGACAGACTATCGGCTGGACCGTATTCGGGGGTATGACAGCAGCAACTTTCCTTGCCATCTTTATCGTACCGGTGCTTTTCGTAGTGATTACACGAATGGCTTACGGTAAAAAGAAATTAGCAGAATTGGAAGCTAGTTTCGATGAGGAGAAAAAGAAAAGCCTAAGTGCGCACTAA
- a CDS encoding TetR/AcrR family transcriptional regulator: MNIQLTEKKEQIFFSTLKLINTHGFHGSPMSKIAKDADVAVGSIYHYFPSKEDLILELYWYCKEKLNNQVFSAIDPTLAYEKKFKQIWRNLVLYYLDNLDHFGFLEQFYGSPFYEGIRKNIFQQKSERNVLLHFLDEGVRLKHLKDLNVRLLISAYLGVAISLVRGCLYEKSKPTDQEIETMVDIIWNGVKK; the protein is encoded by the coding sequence ATGAACATTCAATTGACAGAAAAGAAAGAGCAGATCTTCTTTAGCACACTAAAACTAATTAATACTCATGGGTTTCACGGATCTCCAATGAGCAAGATTGCTAAAGATGCAGACGTAGCAGTAGGCTCGATCTATCATTATTTCCCTTCCAAAGAGGATTTAATCTTAGAATTATACTGGTATTGTAAAGAAAAATTGAACAATCAGGTTTTTTCAGCCATAGACCCTACCTTGGCGTACGAAAAAAAATTCAAGCAAATCTGGAGAAACCTCGTGTTGTACTATCTGGACAACCTAGACCATTTCGGGTTTTTGGAACAATTCTATGGATCCCCTTTCTATGAAGGTATCCGTAAAAACATCTTCCAACAAAAGTCCGAAAGAAACGTTTTGCTTCATTTTTTAGATGAAGGGGTCCGCTTAAAACATTTGAAAGATTTAAATGTTCGACTATTAATATCTGCCTACTTGGGCGTAGCTATCTCCCTGGTTAGGGGCTGCTTATACGAAAAATCAAAACCTACTGATCAAGAAATTGAAACCATGGTAGACATCATTTGGAACGGGGTTAAAAAATAA
- a CDS encoding TolC family protein has protein sequence MNFRIKDLLVYLSFTAISVGSVFAQTTNNLNSNATLDELIQYALENKIEIRQAQIDQEIGEREIASALSGWFPQINANGSLTHFTQLPTANINGQNIAMGQSNTSALTFQADQAIINPGLFQASKAAKFIRQQNDLSVEDTKINTVVDVSKAYYDILTSEEQINIIQENIARLNRQYTEANARYETGLVDKTDYKRAQISLNNAKAELKSALEFRKYKYDYLKTLLGLNPTNGLTLSFENQNMESNVLMDTTDVLNYNNRVELRQLQTMKDIQKLNTQYQKWQFLPKLGAFANYGLNYRNNSFADLYGDNFPQSSFGLSLSFPIFQGGKRVQEIRKSELLESRIDMDIENLENQIGAQYSAAMANYRANINEWRNAKENVELSEEVYATIKLQYDAGVKTYLELMTAETDLKTSQLNYLNSLYAVLSSKLDIQKALGTINFAN, from the coding sequence ATGAATTTTAGAATTAAGGACTTATTAGTTTATCTTTCCTTTACTGCGATCTCTGTAGGATCAGTATTTGCCCAAACGACAAATAACCTGAACAGTAATGCCACCTTGGACGAATTGATCCAATATGCTTTGGAAAACAAAATCGAAATCAGACAAGCACAGATCGACCAGGAAATCGGCGAACGCGAAATCGCATCAGCCCTTTCGGGTTGGTTCCCGCAAATCAATGCCAACGGTAGCCTCACCCACTTTACGCAATTGCCAACCGCCAATATCAACGGCCAGAACATTGCAATGGGACAGAGCAATACCTCCGCATTGACCTTTCAAGCAGATCAAGCAATAATTAACCCAGGCTTGTTCCAAGCTTCTAAGGCTGCCAAATTCATCAGACAACAAAATGACCTTAGCGTTGAAGACACTAAAATCAATACCGTAGTCGATGTCAGCAAAGCTTATTACGATATCTTAACAAGCGAAGAACAGATCAACATCATCCAGGAAAACATCGCACGCCTGAACCGCCAGTACACGGAGGCCAATGCACGTTATGAAACTGGATTGGTCGATAAAACAGACTATAAAAGAGCCCAGATTTCTTTGAACAACGCTAAAGCTGAATTAAAATCTGCATTGGAGTTTAGAAAATATAAATATGATTATCTAAAGACCTTGTTGGGCTTGAACCCAACAAACGGTTTGACGCTCTCTTTTGAGAACCAAAACATGGAATCCAATGTTCTGATGGATACCACAGATGTCCTGAATTATAACAACCGCGTTGAATTGAGACAATTGCAGACCATGAAGGACATCCAAAAACTGAACACACAGTATCAAAAATGGCAATTCCTTCCTAAGTTAGGAGCCTTTGCAAACTACGGTCTTAACTATAGGAACAATTCATTCGCGGACCTGTATGGCGATAACTTTCCACAGTCCAGCTTTGGCCTGAGCCTATCCTTCCCTATTTTCCAAGGAGGAAAACGCGTGCAAGAAATCCGAAAATCAGAGTTGTTGGAATCAAGAATTGATATGGACATTGAAAACCTAGAAAACCAGATCGGTGCTCAATATTCCGCTGCCATGGCTAACTACCGTGCCAATATCAATGAATGGAGAAATGCAAAAGAAAACGTAGAGCTTTCAGAAGAAGTATACGCTACGATCAAATTACAATATGATGCAGGGGTAAAGACCTATCTAGAGCTGATGACTGCGGAAACAGACTTGAAAACAAGCCAATTGAATTACTTGAACTCGCTGTATGCCGTACTGTCAAGCAAACTAGATATTCAAAAAGCATTGGGAACAATCAATTTTGCTAATTAA
- a CDS encoding cytochrome c, translating to MIARYFIGSVALVSMLYFLFSCNTDLSVETMQYATNGQKIYVKHCQNCHGANGEGLGKLYPPLTDAQFLNENRSKLACIVKNGMSGEIKVNNTLFNQQMPGVPELSAVDIAYVLTYVTTYFGDSKTHFKKEEIEEFLRNCE from the coding sequence ATGATAGCTCGATACTTCATAGGTTCTGTTGCACTCGTTTCCATGCTTTATTTTCTGTTTTCCTGCAATACAGATCTAAGTGTGGAAACGATGCAATATGCTACCAACGGACAGAAAATTTATGTCAAGCATTGCCAAAATTGCCATGGCGCCAATGGAGAAGGACTGGGCAAACTATACCCTCCCCTTACCGACGCCCAGTTCCTGAACGAGAACAGAAGCAAATTGGCATGCATCGTCAAAAACGGCATGTCCGGCGAAATCAAAGTCAACAACACCCTATTCAATCAACAGATGCCAGGAGTACCCGAACTCTCCGCTGTCGATATCGCCTATGTCCTTACCTATGTCACCACCTATTTCGGCGATAGCAAAACCCATTTCAAAAAAGAAGAAATCGAAGAGTTTTTGCGCAATTGTGAATGA
- a CDS encoding efflux RND transporter periplasmic adaptor subunit has product MNTTRLFSTILLGSGLFFTACGNKEGSKQQGPGQMQAQAMPVTMAVVQHEIVSGQHSYPANVVPLQETEIRAEVSGYITNISVADGAHVSKGQKLYDIDRVRYAAAVDQAKANLEIARANLARVEKDLQRYQTLADKDAIAKQTLDYAFTDVNNQKAQVQAAEAALTTARVNLQRSSIVAPFSGTIGISQVRNGALVSAGTTLLNTISSTNPIAVEFQINEKEIMEFSNLQSGKSSTQINLTLPDASTYGSHGRISTIDRAVDPQTGTLKVRATFDNPNNTLRAGMNLNLNVVSTSKEEAVVIPYRAIFEQLGSFSVYTVTDSSTVDLKQVTLGQKLGDRVVITKGINPGEKIVVDGVTSLKPGAKVVDKATMAPQQPQAQPKK; this is encoded by the coding sequence ATGAATACAACTCGTTTATTTTCAACAATACTTTTAGGCTCTGGACTGTTCTTTACAGCTTGTGGCAACAAAGAGGGATCAAAACAACAAGGTCCTGGGCAGATGCAAGCGCAGGCCATGCCTGTTACCATGGCTGTTGTACAACATGAAATCGTTTCAGGACAGCATAGCTATCCAGCGAACGTTGTTCCATTACAAGAAACTGAAATTAGAGCAGAAGTCTCTGGCTATATCACCAATATCAGCGTTGCTGATGGTGCCCATGTCAGCAAAGGACAGAAACTATATGATATCGACCGCGTTCGTTATGCAGCTGCAGTCGACCAAGCCAAAGCAAATCTTGAAATCGCTAGAGCTAACCTAGCTCGTGTGGAAAAAGACTTGCAACGCTATCAGACCCTAGCAGATAAAGATGCGATCGCTAAACAAACATTGGATTATGCATTCACTGATGTCAATAATCAAAAAGCACAGGTACAAGCTGCCGAAGCTGCTTTAACTACTGCTAGAGTTAACTTGCAACGTTCTAGCATCGTCGCACCTTTCTCGGGAACCATTGGTATCTCCCAAGTGCGTAATGGCGCTTTAGTATCAGCCGGAACAACCTTATTGAACACCATCAGTTCAACAAACCCAATTGCTGTAGAATTCCAGATCAATGAAAAAGAGATCATGGAGTTCAGCAACCTTCAATCAGGTAAATCAAGTACCCAGATCAACTTGACTTTGCCAGATGCAAGTACTTATGGTTCTCATGGTAGAATCTCAACAATTGACCGTGCAGTGGATCCTCAAACAGGTACTTTAAAGGTTAGAGCTACTTTCGACAATCCCAACAATACTTTACGTGCAGGTATGAACTTGAACTTGAATGTGGTAAGTACTTCAAAAGAAGAAGCTGTGGTAATTCCTTACCGTGCCATCTTTGAGCAGTTAGGTTCATTCTCTGTTTATACGGTAACCGACAGTAGTACTGTGGACTTGAAACAAGTAACATTAGGACAAAAATTAGGCGACCGTGTCGTGATTACAAAAGGTATCAACCCTGGAGAGAAAATCGTCGTTGATGGGGTAACCTCATTGAAACCAGGCGCAAAGGTTGTGGACAAAGCCACAATGGCTCCTCAACAACCTCAAGCTCAACCGAAAAAATAA